The following is a genomic window from Triplophysa dalaica isolate WHDGS20190420 chromosome 22, ASM1584641v1, whole genome shotgun sequence.
TGAGCAGCTTCTTCAGTTCTAAAAAAACgttttcatcttttttgttcAAACTGTGgattttgtcaatgttttgatTCAAGAATACCATTTCATAGATATCCCTTAGGCTAACATTCATTCTAAACGCAAGAAACCTCAAACTTGATTTCATAGGGACTGTAATTGGGCCTCAgaatttatttacacaaaatactCCCTCATGTGCTACGTATAGCGTGCAattcatacacaaacatttatcgTCTCCAAAGTTGACCTTTTAACCAGTCTTCGCATCAGACAACACACCCATGTTTACTGACTGTCTAATGCATATTGCATATAAATGACAAGCGTTGTCTGAAATCTCCAGATCTCATCTCATGCACCGGTggaaacaaatgcaaataaagttgaattttaaagttttcatgTTGACGCAGAACAAAGTTTTCAGTAAGAATGATACAAAATATCCATGAGCGGAACTTTACTTTACTGCTTTAGTGCTCGAAACTCAACAAGTTTTACTAAAGTCAGCAAGACGTGGCATGTCATTTCTTCCGGATTGAATGAAACATTGAAGGTGCGAGTTCCCTCAGGTGGGAATGGTGGTACTTCAGGAAGTCCGTTTTTTTCCATCAACAGTGGTATGATGTATGAAGTTTCACACTCACCTGGTTTGTCATCATGTCATAGCTTGAGCTTCAGCGTGTTTCAGTGGAAATCTCATTAAAGCTGCAGCCCTACCGTGACTCCTGTCAGAAAGTGAAACGGAAGCCCTCACTGTCTCGAGAGCCCTCGAGCGTTCAACGTTCGCCTcgttctttttctctctctgataTTACATACTCTGTATCCCGTTCCCTCCCGCTCGCTCTCTGTCTTGCACCCCTGATGACTCAATATGGCTGTCTGGCTAGAATGTTGTGCCAGGAACGCATGCAGGGTCCCAAGCTGTCTCTGTCTGATGGAGCGACACTATCGCCTCTTAGAGTGCCGGTGTGGCCGTCAATGGGCTTAAAACAACCGAACAATAGACTTTGCGGGTGTCCGAGAAAGCTTGTGACAACTTTTTTTTTGCATGGTTACTgaatgaagtgtgtgtttacaggaGGGCAATCTAAAGCGCTACCCCACGCCGTACCCCGATGAGCTGAAGAACATGGTGAAAACAGCTCAGTCTGTGGCACACAGACTGAAAGAGGACGAGTCCGGTGACGAGGCAGGAAGAGAGGGCAGAGTCGGCGAGAGGAATCATATTGGCGTGCAGGATGTTGGAGTGAAGGTTGGTTTATGAACCCTACCAGGATTATTTGGGTTTGGGTCACAATTGAAAATTTGGTCAATGGTGTGTTGGTTTTGCGAAAAAGATCTATAATGGGAATCTAGGCACACTTGTTGGGCTaacagaatgttttgttttacatcagGTGATTGAAGGTCCATGCAGCAATGGGATGGAGCCCAAAGCAAATGTGAACTTTCTCCAAAACCATGAACCACGAGACACAATAGACTACACTGTTGAGAGGATTCCTCTCAAGACCTCAGATAAGATGACAGCTATGGTTAACCATGATGACACCCTCGAGGTAAGGGATCAAATGGGGTTAAATGTTATTAGCATTTTATGctaattaattatatatatgatatatggaaaaaaacactactttttaaataataaaatactgtgttgtcaaagttgatgagcactttaaaaaaaatgtattggttCGATATTGCAAAACCCAATTAAAAACTGATTAAtggcaaaaattaaaaatgacaaaatatggagatacgaggtttcaggAGGACAGAAACTATAATATTAtctatgtattatatataatataataaaaaattctaTAAACTCTATAAacagcctttttttttttaagttcccAGCCTACGCCAGCATTTTCTAACATTTCCACCACACTTTAATGGcttacagtacattttctgtaaagaatatataaacaaacaatatgtccaatgaaagaacagagtctctgcttttaaacgaAAGacaccgtattcttctatcttcatatgttcgtttttatcactccttagatgtgggtaggtttcttcaaaaatgcatcagttatattaaacagctgagataattaacgttttttgtcaaagattccgcccagattacactcagaacaatcattaaaaacggATAAGAAATAAACGTTccaggttctgggattctgttctttttcccaaaggtgtgtaacagcgccacctgctgtacaacagcaCAAACACTGATTTCCATATTAACTCATCTTTGgaggggaaccgttttttttttaacaaactgcTCACTCAACCCCCTTTTTTTTGCCTGGCTTTAGTTTTACATTCACATGTTGTTTGAATAATTGCCACCTGGAGTCTCTTTTACCTTTTTGTTACATGGGAGACCGTATCAGTCAATCATCatgaaaggaatagttcacctataaataaaaattctgtcatcattttttcacccttgagttgttccaaatttgtataaatgtctttgttctgataaacatagagtaagatattttgaagaatgcttataaccagacagattttgcctcCCACTGACTACAATATTGATATTATACAACTGTATTCAAAAATGCACTAGAAccgtttgctgtcctacattcttccagatGTCGTCTTCtttgttgaacagaacaaaaaaaatataaagtgatttttcctacaatgggagtgaatctgtttgtttataagcattcttccaaataataTTCTCTGAGTTCATCACAACCAAGAAGTTGTGAAGttccagatttggaacaactcggaggtgaataaatgatgacagaattttcgttttcagtgtagtatccctttaaatctcaGCCTGGAATGATCTAAGGGACATTATATAATGAATTTGGTTGAACTGTACTTAACTTAAGATTACCCTTATGCTTCACATCGTAGTTttagtttaaacattttcttcatgACATAGTTAACATGGGGACATGTTTTAGTAAATGTTAGcaagaaataaatacaaaacatggtgtaaatatgtgtgcatattgtgtgtgcaGGCGTTtttatgtgggtatgtctgtcttctgtgttttcacccttctcttgtttttacaggtacatgactttagttgttttgattatagtcaatatgtctcatgtacagctgctttgtaacaatggaaattgtaaaaagcgctatatagaTAAAGTTGAGTAAAACAGGACACCGCATGCTTTGGGATCAGCCTTTTTTAGGGTCAGGGCTTTGAAATTGGATTCAATCAATTAAATTAGCTGCCGTCACATATCGTTCTCTTACTGTGAGTGGATGTGAAGGTCCTGTCAGAAAAGATTTGTTCATATTGTTCTGTGGGTGATTTAATGATGTCCAATCATGCGGTCTCATTCGGGTTATATCATTGGGTACGAATGAATATGAAAACGAGTTCAACTTATCACCCCAGACGTATGCGAATGATGTTATGAATTGAATTTGGGTGTCTCATAGTGATGTTTTTGTGTGGTCAGGACTCAGAGGAGCTGTCGTCCGAGGAGGATGAAATGAAGATTGCTGAGATGAGACCTCCACTCATCGAGATCTCCATTAACCAGCCCAAAGTAGTGGCCCTGATCAAGGACAAAAAGGGTAAGAGCTACTCCTTCACTTACCTTGATTGATATTACTATTAAATggagagattttttttgtttgttttgaaattcccccttcaaatgtatttaactCGTGTGCACAATATATGTGTgtcttttaaatcaaatatagatttttgcttttatatatttcaagtaaaaataAGGGCTTTTCTCGTAGATCAAAGCAATTTATCATTCcatgtgaaattattttttaaacacaattttctGCAATGTTGCATACTTGAGAGATTCCTCACTCCTCTGTTTGATTCTACCAATATTAATGaagtttttcttatttggtGGTGAAGAGGATGGAAAGGATGCAGACTCATTGCTGGATGAGACGGTTGCCAACAGCAACCAGAACAACAGCAACTGTTCATCACCCTCACGCATGTCTGATTCGGTGTCATTAACCACAGACAGCAGTCAGGACAACTCCCTTTGCACTCCAGAGAGAGAATCCAAGATGCCCCTCGACCCCAAGAACAGGTACAAAAATACCTTTCTTGAGCTACGATATATGATTTGGAGCAATATTTGTGTATGAGTTTCATAGACACAATACAATATGTGTCAGAGCAGCTGTCAAAATAGTCTTTGACCTAAATATCAATAAAGTATGGAAAAATAGCTTAAGATTTTACCCaatatttgtgtgtgatgtgattgtaATAGCAATGCACTTGTAATCATTTGTAATCAAAATCATCCAATAATTTGTAGCGCTTGTTTTGTACTAGATTCTTGCATTGACTTGGTTTGTTTTCAGGCAAGAGGATGAGAACCTGAACCAGTTGAAGCAAACGACTCCTCTACTTCAGAACGGTAATGATTCAGAAATGTCCCTGCAGACCATACTGAAAAACCATCAGAGCTACGAAAGCAAATCAGACAAGATGGCCGACTACAACCTAGCCATGGAGGAGAGACTTGCCCTCATTGAGAAGGGTATTAACAATGGCATGAGGGACCAGTACAGCAAGTGGGATCAGATCAACATGAACGTGGCCAAATTCCCACCTGACAATATGGTGACGTACGAGGACCTGGAGAGGACCAAAGTTTCATCACCTAAAGTGTCAAGCAACAACAACGCCACGGTATCGCTGGAGAACCTTGAGAACGGGAATGGGCTTCCAAAAACCCAGTCTGGAGAACATTTTTATGGACGATCGGATCAAGTTCCTTTGAGATATGAGACTACTAGGACCGTCTCGACAGGCGTGACTGCCTTAAGTGATATGAGTCTTTCTCGTAGTACAGAGGAGCTGTCACCAGAGAAGAAATGTCCACCTGCCCCCGTTGTGAAATCTCAAAGCATCGCCAACATGGATGCTGGTGGAATGAAGCTGTACTCCATCGAGGGTGATAGCCCTCCGTACGAGGTGGCGTGTGCTGCCAGAACATCTTTGTCTGGTGCTCAAGGCCAGAGTATCGTTCGTTCAAAATCCGCCTCTTTGCTCAACGACCAGCAATTGCAGATCTACCCTGGTTCTTCAGCGTCCTCCTCTGACCTCCTGTCCAGCTCAAAACCTCCAGCTAGCACCGCCCGTTATCCTGCTGGCCCCCCGCCGCAGTACAATGTCCAGTATGCCTGTAGCGGCACGCCCAAAGACAATCTATGGGGCCAGCGCAGCCCTGTTACTCCCGAGCAACCCTACCTGCCGCCGCAGCACTCACTGGCCAACACCAACTACTCCAACCGTAACAACGCCCCTCCCTATCCCCAGCCCCAACAACGTGGCCCACCTAAGACCCCAGACATTTGGGCGAAAGAAAGGatgctgccatctagtggccagCGTGGCACCTTACAGAGACAAGGTAGCGGTTCGTCTGGCGCCCCCATGTGCATGCCAGATGCGCGACGGATGCCAGGAATGGAGGTTGAGTACATGACCTACAGGGACATTCACACGGCCGGCCGTGGACCCCTTCAGATGAGCCAGGCTCTTCATAGACCCCTGTCAGCTCGCACGTATAGCATGGACGGACCCAGTGCTCCCCGCCCTCAAAGCGCCAGGCCTCCACCTCACGAGCTTCCAGAGAGGACCATGTCTGTCAGCGACTTTAACTACCAGCTCAGCAGCCCCAGCAAGAGGCCCAGTATGAGGGTGAAGTCCGAGCACTCACTGCTGGACGGTCCGGCTGGGGGAGGCGGAAGGGTTCCTGCAGATTGGAGAGACCAGGTCATGAGGCACATTGAAGCCAAGAAAATGGAGAAGGTATGATTGTTTATACATTAATGGGATTTCCCGTGATTGTCTTTTGCATTTCACCATTGGTGCTACAGAACACTCTCTTCAGGAAAGGTACACTGTAATGAAAACTGTGCTCCCACAGGATCCATCCTGGGGCCCCCCCAGTTTGAGAAACACTGTCCTAAACTCAAGACTTAaagaaaattttaaatgatGCTTAAGCAATAATCTGAAATTAGTTTTTCTAATATGTACacctatattttatttgattttcctcatcagaaatgttttgtttcttttgtttttatttagacaGCTTTAATTACCCTTCTATACTCAAACCTTTACTCACCATTAACTACACATGTGTTTTTTCATATCTCTCGTTACACTGTTGttctgcatgtttgtgtttggatATTAATACATAAGATAGCTTTCACTAACCCTTGTTTTCACCTGTATTCGTCTGCAATGCATGCTCACAGATGTTGTCATtgaatgcatgtgtttgtttgtgcatgtcTCATCTATGTTCAGAGAGGTCTGTCTCGGTCTTTGGCCACTCTCAATGGCAGTCAGATATCTCTGGCCTTTAGCGTTGTAGATGGACGGCAGTATGGAGCTCATGGGCCCAGCGTGAGTACAGCTCCACTGAGACCTCACCTTTTACTTCCAGAGGCTTAGTGGAGTCTCTCTCAGTTCTCAAAGGCTTGttctctgtgtttgttgtttacCATGTGTGTTTCATGTAAAGGGACAAGTAAAGGGACTTAGACCTGATGTCTAAATGTTCAATgctaatgaataaaaacatctaaTGATATTATGtaagttataaaataatattaaatataacaagtaaatgctattaaaatgtaacattttgaaTGAGCTAGTGAACACATTATTTATAAGTAAAATATATctatgaatattttataaattaaattgaaatataatatagataTCGCTCAATTAAACAAAACCTGTCTCTAGGTTATTGTTAGatttaataaattgtaatgTTTCAAGTAGGCATCCAATGTTCCCTAAATAGCAAGCATGATGAAGAACATACCTTTTGGATCTTAAGTCTCAGTTTCCAATCAACACATATACTGACGAAATGCATATTTAAAGTTTAGCGATTGTTCTCCCAAAActgaaagttttatttttttcccacCCATTCAAaatatgtatgactttctattgcagaacacaaaatacatgtttaaGAAAGTTGGCAAAGAGACATCAACGACCCCATTGACTTTATTGTATgaacaaaacagaagaaagagtcataaacaggtttttaaacgtttgggtgaataaatgattcattttgggtgaactactcctttaaatgcattataagtcgactacttttttttatattataaatttgAATCATATTATATGTAACTTTATGATtactttttttctaataaaaatgttccaaaaaAATGGTtatcacaccataggacacatgggTCCCAAACACTAACCCTTGCACACTAATGGCAAGAAACCCACCTGTCTTTATCAGTGCTTGTGGTCACAAATAATAAGAGTTGATTGATGCTTGTAGCTGTAGGTCTGTCATTCACAGCTAAACAGTGGACCACAATTAGTGTTGCATCAATGTACATTATGACTGTTTACTACTTATCGGAGGATGTTCATATAGAGTTCGATTGGTAGAAGTGAGCAAGAGGACAAGGGGCTCCTGTTTATAATACGTCCTGAGAAGTCCACACGCGTGAGAAATATCTTGATCATGAGTGGCATTCGGCCTTCTTTCAGACATAATCCATGCtgtaaaatgtgtgttgttcTCATTGTAGAAAGCTCaacctattttattaaatttgtcaTTTCCTTGATTATTAGAAAAGCTGTCATCTAGTGAAGTTTGACGTCAGATGTATtttgctgggttcacaccaaatgagAATGAAGTGATTTGCACCAGTAAACTACATACAAAGTCAACGCAAAAACGAATGACACCGAATCTGGTGTTGCGTTTGCCGTAAATGTGCGTCAATTGCGTTTTTCGCACaagttgaaaatgtttaatttgagaGAGACATTTGCGTGAATAACTCATTTACATCTACCGCTTGAAGACACTCAATGGCGTGATGTTTTTTGTGTCACTCACTCACAAAAAATTGACTTTTCCCGGCATTAAGAAAGATGGGGAATGCgattagggctgggcgatatatatcgCGATTCAGgctaattatacatgtctatatcgattctgaaatcgattcgatgttttatgcacagctcttccgtgaactacgGCTGTTTGATAAGTATGAAGTAATGCTTgtctgctcgatctaaaatcactaccAGATCGAGTCGTTTATTGCGTGTGTTTGAAAAATCAACACTCGTCATTACTATAAATCCTctttatcatgaaaatacctgaaaaggtttgaagaacagcaatAGAATATGACCACAGGCATTTCCTAGAACTTATTGTTCTTCTTCGGTTTCCCATATTCGGAGTTTCTGCGCAAGAGCGACCTCTGGCTTTCTGATGTGGCGCCATTTAACCGcaagtcattgagaaactgagagcataagaatcgTACAATATATCGCCCAGGCCTAAATGTGATTGTGTTTGGTGTGAGCACAGCATTACTTATAAACGTTTAGTAATTATCATGAAAGACAACTTTATTCCGTTGCAAAGATTGTCGAATAATATGTTGTGTTGTTTCCCTGCAGGATGATGTTTTTAGTCCTCATGGACAACAGGGCTATCATATCGACACTCTCAGAAAAGTAAGTGCAATAATATTTTCAGctagtaaataaaaatagcgtatgaatgaaagaaaaagctGCGGATTTGACATGGTGTGGTTTTACAtgaataacaataaatatactGTTTACATCTTGGAGTATTGTAGATACGCAATGTGATGATCTACTCCTGTGTTTACTCCGCTGGGACACTTTTGTGATTTGTGAAAGATCACAAAGAGTTTGTTTGCAAATGCCACATGGTCTGCTATTTTGCATAATATTTCAAATaggtatatatattttaaagtatgaaTAGTTCATCCCCCCTAAAAATTAGCAATTGTTTACACAAATGAGGACCGAATCTTAAATTGTAATGCAGCTGAATGCCTGTATGACATTGGtggatatttttatgttttagagTGTCATTTTCTGATCTACTGTATATTACGTGTTTGCTATATTCAGTGTTGATTTGGTAATGAAGTAGACGGAGGCCCAGCGGGGAAGTCGGACTCCAGCAATGAGTCATTAACTCTAATGAACAAGTGCTGCTTATGTCATCTAATGATACAGAAGATTTCTAACATGGGGGGGTTACAAACTGGGGTAGGGGACCCCCAGGGGGCCTTCAGAAGGTTGCAAAGGGTCCCCAGACAATTTCAGGGAGAACTCAAAAATCTCACTTTTGTCCCTTTTCATACATTTCATGTAAACATTTCTAcagtacaaatacatttgaatttaaaatgtctCTTGGGGGTTATATACATCCAGCAAGTGTAGCCAGCTATTTAGGTTCGGAAGcaatatgttgtctttataatattacatttgcAAGTTAAGTAGCAAAGTTTCAATGTTTCTTTGCACATAAAAGTTAAAGATGGAAATTTATTTTAGAAAGGGGGTCCGTTATAAACGCTTCATCTTATTTGGGAGTCCCTGGCATCATACAGTTCGAAAACTGTATAGAAATAAACCCAAAAGATGGGTGAATTGAGAATTGATTAAAAATTGATTGTTTAATTGCACTTGCAGAATGCAAAattgatcatatttttaaatatcgcGAATATATAATTGATGACTTTACTGGCTTTTTTTCAGTTTACAGTTAGCTTTGAAGTACCatcaccaaaacatgttttctatCATTTGGCTCTTGGACTTTGTGTCCGTAAAAAAGaagataaagcactttttagtGCAAGCATTTTCCTTTTGACTTTTAAGAGAGGCACTCAACTTAAAAATGACTAAAGACAACCAAGTATCTTATTACTTTGACAGGATGCTTCATTGGTCAATaggattttcattattttgtctAAAATCGTTTCCTGGGAACTTTATGCCCCCTGGTGTCCGTAAAATGCATGTCAGTAGACATTAAGTTGCAGTTTAACAAATCTTCCATTGGCTTTTATTAAAAAGCCCAGTTAATGTATCTCTCCCTCAAATTCAGATGCAGATAGAAAAGCTTCCGCTGGTGGTTAGTGAATATAGCTGACTGAATTTTCACAGTTTTTCGTttcgcatttaaagaaatgtgaCTCTAAAATGAAAGCCATCTCTCCACACAGAGTTCAGGAATCTACAGCCATCTTTAAACGGGCTGTGTCTGACTCAGCAGGTTTTATGAAACGATTAGTTTAGCCTTGAGGAAATGACATCTGATCCTTTTGTTGAACTTGAAATTGGTTATTTATTGACGGATATGACACTTGGTATGATGTTTTTCAGTCTGTATGTCGCTCCTGATGGTTTTCCTGCTTCTTAATCAGGTGCCTTTGATGAATGGACAAATGTGTCCTCCGGTGAGATCTCCCATGAGCTGCGGTCAGTCACCAATGGCTCGTCACCCCTCCAGAGAGCAGCTCATAGACTATCTGATGCTTAAAGTATCCCAGCAGCCCTCTGGCCCTACACGGGTGTCCCATGACATGCTGCAGCAAGAGGTagacacaaacatttaatagcTTGCCTTTGACATTTTGTTGATAAATGTTACTGAAATCCACGTCAAAAGGTGTTATTTGTCAAAAAAGAAGCcagttcagttttatttatatggtGCTTATCATAATTTGTATcattgcaaagcagctttacattgTTTTGAATTAAAAGGAACTAATAACATTAGTAATAATAGATAAgataaaagataataaaatacattaataccTTCATAACCACTACATTTCATTGTTATGCAATAATAAGGAAACTCAAGATCTTGTTTGAGAAATAAACCTccaatattaataaatacttgCAGAAATGTGTCATATGTGGTTCATTTGGTCTATATTATATCCCCTGTCATTTTCCTAAAAGTAGAAAAGGGCTTATGTGATGACTCTTCAGTGTCGTGAGTAGTGTGTTGAAAGCGTCTGTTATGTGTCTTCAGCTCCACGTGACGATCGAGAAGAACCCCGAGTTGGGTTTCAGCATATCAGGTGGAGTCGGTGGCCGTGGAAATCCCTTCCGCCCAGACGACTACGTATGCACTTCTTCATTTCTATTTCAAACCCACGACTTCAGCTTTTTTACTTGagaaactgtgtttgtgtgaccgCTTTAAGGGAAGTGACCAAAAAAGTCATATTAATAATTGAGGTTCGCTCAAAAAAAATCATCCCTGTCAAATTTCCATCATGTCACGCACGATAGCAAATGAGGTCTGATAGCTAGTTTCACAATAAATACGATGCTACATGATCCTTTATTACAGGAAAGAAAATGTATCACATGACACAATCTAACCTGAACAGCCCTTTTTTTCCGTAGGGTATATTTGTGACGAGAGTTCAGTCAGATGGACCCGCTTCAAAGCTCCTTCAACCTGGAGATAAAATCCTTCAGGTAATTTCTTCACCTTTTTCCATATTAATCACTTTGGTTGCTTGAATGAGGGAATAACTTCACCGCGTTTCTTCTCCACAGGCAAACGGGTACAGCTTCATTAATGTCGACCACGGAAACGCAGTGTCCCTACTGAAGACCTTTCCCAGCACCGTCGACCTGATCATCATTCGAGAGATGGCAGCGTAGATGAAACTGAATCTTCACCGTCTTATTTTTTTACCCAGAGGAGTACTTTATATTCAGTCTGATGGAAACGGGCGGCTGTGGACCATGGGTTAAAGGGGCAGAACCACTGCGTCAAGTGGGAGACGGACAAACGCCTGGAAGGATGCGTCTTAAAGATTTACGCCTTCACTGTGGTTAGCCTGTTGGTGTAGTTCAACCAATATGAAAACCTGTGCTTTTTGtaaagattgtttttaatttcacctttttaaaattttattttgaagaatacaaCCTGCGTAGAGCTCTAGTGGGATGTTAGGTGTAGCTGACCCTGTGAGGGCACGGCTCTCTATCACATCTcactctgttttttatttttcgttttaaagattttaaaaccACTTTCATGATCTATGTGAAATTCTGAGCTAGAAGACAACGCTATGTGCTAGGTTTGAATGTAGAATTCTATtggtaatatttgtttatttggtaGGATTACGTTACTCATCTGAATGACAAGCTCACTCCTAAATGTCATCGGCTGACATCTTCTCGACTTCTGTCCATCGCTTTTTCTCCAGTGAAATACGAGTCTTCTGTCCCCGCTAACTTGCAATCTTTTAAGAAAGTGCTGAAATGATCTCTGTACGTGAATCGTTGGAACGCTCTGAAGAACTTCAATAAGGATTGTGAAAGAGAAGAGACgtcaacaaaaaaagacattggacgttgaaactgaaactgaaagTGGTGCGAGCTATCTGAACCAAAGCATGTTGGGACTGTTGCACAGGACTGCTGGCTAAGAGAAAAGGGACTTCCTAATAATTAAGCAGCGGCTGGCTCGGACTACAAGATGTCCGACGGCCCTATTCCAATGGCCACCAAACTGATGTTCACATTTCGAAAGTTGTGCGATTTTGAACTTGGTTGTACGGAAACGGTTTTAttctttgaagaatgttgatgttttatccTCTCGCGAAAAcaccctcacatttttgtagatTTGCAGGCGTTTGCTGTAAGGGTGTCCAAGGTGGGCAGAGGAAACGTCATGTCAAGTGCCATAGACCCTGAACTGTCCGACCCAGAGCAATACTCACCGATCCACACCGCATATTCAGTGGCCTTATCGGGCTGACGTATGACACAGTGGGCGAAAGAGCAATAGAAAGTCATTTAATTCCATTCGCTGGATGCAGTCGGTTGCGTTTTTTTATACGTGCAAAAATCCCATTTAGTATTTCTGAATTGATACAGCATTTTATATTGTACAAAtcttttaaagatgaaaatgtAGGAAATGACATTTCAGATTTttgggagaaaaaaaatatttgtgaagtCTGAATAGTGTGCGAATGAATGTTTCGACATGTCCTTATCTGTGAACGATTGCACTGCTGTTTCAGAAAAATCCTACAAAGATGATCATCACCAGTGTATATGAAAACCATGACACCAGCTGATATGTAAAAAGATTGGATGAAGCGGCACAGCTTTGTAAAATTatcattgtaatgtttttatttgatgaagTAGTTGAGTTTAAAGGCCACAAAAGGTTTTTTGCTATTTGTACACACGTCGAGGAGAATGACTAACTTGTACTTTGCTTATTTGCATGAAATCCCTCCTTTGATTGTTCGACACTGTATTGATTCTTCACTAGACTGGAGTGCTAAATGAATTCAGATTAACATATACTGACAATGTGACAAACCCACAAGTTTATGGATGTGAAGAGCACTGTCACCACTTCTGTAAGACCattttttggcattttaattAATATCGACACCAAGCCCCTACTATGTTATTAGGCATTTTTGTTGCTTCGCAGTTGCAAGTGCATTTGCCACATTGTGCGTTGaaaaaaaaccaaacaattCCCCTAAATTTTACTGTGAAATGATTGTGATGTCacaaaacagttatttttgtgGATGCCTTTTTTAATGACACAGTCTAGTGTAGTTGGGACTGtcattctttttgttttgtctgcaCAGACTCATTTcaaaaaggttgtttttttactgtcccatcttttattta
Proteins encoded in this region:
- the erbin gene encoding erbin isoform X1 codes for the protein MSSKRSLFVRLVPCRCLRGEEEPVTSLDYSHCSLEQVPKEIFSFEKTLEELYLDANQINELPKQLFNCQLLQRLSLPDNDLAVLPPGLANLINLRELDISKNNIQEFPENIKNCKVLAIVEASVNPISKLPDGFTQLLSLTQLYLNDAFLEFLPASFGRLTKLQILELRENQLKMLPKSMHKLTQLERLDLGSNEFTEVPEVLEQLNGIKELWIDGNKLTFLPGMIGALKQLCYLDVSKNNIEIVDEKISGCENLQDILLSNNALAQLPGSIGSLKRLSSLKVDDNQLMYLPDTIGGLTALEELDCSFNEIEALPDSVGKCVNLRTFAADHNLLTHMPSEMGCLKNVTVLFLHSNKLEFLPEEMGDMLKLKVINLSDNKLRNLPYSFTKLNQMTAMWLSENQSKPLIPLQKEEDLETRKTVLTNYMFPQQSRTEEYVPNSDSESFNPSLWEEQRKQRAQVAFECDEDKDERETPTREGNLKRYPTPYPDELKNMVKTAQSVAHRLKEDESGDEAGREGRVGERNHIGVQDVGVKVIEGPCSNGMEPKANVNFLQNHEPRDTIDYTVERIPLKTSDKMTAMVNHDDTLEDSEELSSEEDEMKIAEMRPPLIEISINQPKVVALIKDKKEDGKDADSLLDETVANSNQNNSNCSSPSRMSDSVSLTTDSSQDNSLCTPERESKMPLDPKNRQEDENLNQLKQTTPLLQNGNDSEMSLQTILKNHQSYESKSDKMADYNLAMEERLALIEKGINNGMRDQYSKWDQINMNVAKFPPDNMVTYEDLERTKVSSPKVSSNNNATVSLENLENGNGLPKTQSGEHFYGRSDQVPLRYETTRTVSTGVTALSDMSLSRSTEELSPEKKCPPAPVVKSQSIANMDAGGMKLYSIEGDSPPYEVACAARTSLSGAQGQSIVRSKSASLLNDQQLQIYPGSSASSSDLLSSSKPPASTARYPAGPPPQYNVQYACSGTPKDNLWGQRSPVTPEQPYLPPQHSLANTNYSNRNNAPPYPQPQQRGPPKTPDIWAKERMLPSSGQRGTLQRQGSGSSGAPMCMPDARRMPGMEVEYMTYRDIHTAGRGPLQMSQALHRPLSARTYSMDGPSAPRPQSARPPPHELPERTMSVSDFNYQLSSPSKRPSMRVKSEHSLLDGPAGGGGRVPADWRDQVMRHIEAKKMEKRGLSRSLATLNGSQISLAFSVVDGRQYGAHGPSDDVFSPHGQQGYHIDTLRKVPLMNGQMCPPVRSPMSCGQSPMARHPSREQLIDYLMLKVSQQPSGPTRVSHDMLQQELHVTIEKNPELGFSISGGVGGRGNPFRPDDYGIFVTRVQSDGPASKLLQPGDKILQANGYSFINVDHGNAVSLLKTFPSTVDLIIIREMAA